CGATAGAGCAGCTTATGATGCAGAGTTTGAGGAAAGATCTGGAGTCGCTTGCTGATGACCCGACCTTAGAGGACTTCGAGAGCGTTCCTGTGGAGGGTTTTGGAGCTGCGTTGATGGCTGGGTATGGGTGGAAGCCTGGCAAGGGGATTGGTAAGAACGCTAAAGAAGATGTCCAGATTAAGGAGTACAAACGGTGGACTGCTAAGGAAGGTTTAGGTTTCGATCTTGATAAGTCTAAGGTTGTTGTTGATACCAACAAGGCTAAAGTTAAAGAAAGTGTGAAACTTGATGTTAATGGTGGGGATCTGTTTTTTGTTGGAAAAGAAGTTCGGATCGTTGCTGGTAGAGATATGGGATTAAAGGGTAAGATTGTGGAGAAGCTTGGCAATGATTTGTTTGCTCTGAAGCTCTCTGGAAGTGAAGATGAAGTGAGAGTTGGTTTGAGTGATGTAGCAGATTTGGGTTCCCGGGAAGAAGAAAGGTGTTTAAAGGAGTTgaaagacaaggagaaagaTAAGAAAGCGAGTAAACGAAGCAGAGGAACAGAGAGAGTGAGTAGAAATGAAGTTAGAGTCAGTGAGAAGCATGATAGAGGTGAGAGGAGAGTTAAGAAGCCCTCGTGGCTCAGGAGTCATATAAAGGTGAGAATAGTGAGCAAGGATTTTAAAAGTGGGAGGCTCTATCTTAAGAAAGGGAAAGTTGTTGATGTTGTCGGACCAACGACCTGCGATATCATGATGGATGAGACGCAAGAGTTGGTTCAAGGGGTTGATCAGGAGCTGCTGGAGACGGCACTGCCTAGGCGTGGAGGACCGGTTTTGAT
This region of Brassica napus cultivar Da-Ae chromosome C5, Da-Ae, whole genome shotgun sequence genomic DNA includes:
- the LOC106368366 gene encoding protein MOS2 gives rise to the protein MKLSFSLPSKSKPKVTAAADDGTSKEFVTEFDPSKTLADSTPKHVIPPIENTWRPHKKMKNLDLPLQSGNTGSGLEFEAEVPLTDSEENITYGLKLRQKAKDDEEEDRNLAPIEQLMMQSLRKDLESLADDPTLEDFESVPVEGFGAALMAGYGWKPGKGIGKNAKEDVQIKEYKRWTAKEGLGFDLDKSKVVVDTNKAKVKESVKLDVNGGDLFFVGKEVRIVAGRDMGLKGKIVEKLGNDLFALKLSGSEDEVRVGLSDVADLGSREEERCLKELKDKEKDKKASKRSRGTERVSRNEVRVSEKHDRGERRVKKPSWLRSHIKVRIVSKDFKSGRLYLKKGKVVDVVGPTTCDIMMDETQELVQGVDQELLETALPRRGGPVLILLGKHKGVYGNLVEKDLDKETGVVRDLDNHKMLDVRLEQVAEYMGDMDDVEY